A genomic segment from Patescibacteria group bacterium encodes:
- a CDS encoding DUF4260 family protein — protein sequence MNRLPIWFERVEGGLILFGASALYFTLGNNWLTFVLLFFIFDLSFAGYLAGPRVGAIIYNLAHTLTFPIILIALGITAQTLLPAASFGLIWLAHIGFDRALGYGLKYPDGFTHTTLGWIGKDKSKNRV from the coding sequence ATGAATAGGTTACCGATCTGGTTTGAGCGAGTTGAGGGCGGCCTGATTTTGTTTGGTGCCAGCGCGCTCTACTTTACACTCGGCAATAACTGGCTGACTTTCGTGCTACTCTTCTTTATTTTTGACCTATCCTTTGCTGGCTACCTGGCCGGCCCGCGAGTGGGAGCGATTATCTACAACCTGGCTCACACCTTAACCTTTCCAATTATTTTGATCGCGCTAGGTATTACAGCTCAGACACTACTACCAGCTGCCAGCTTCGGCCTGATTTGGCTGGCTCATATTGGTTTTGACCGAGCTTTAGGCTACGGGTTGAAATATCCCGATGGCTTTACTCACACCACCCTTGGTTGGATCGGTAAAGATAAGAGCAAGAACCGGGTTTAA
- a CDS encoding bifunctional phosphoglucose/phosphomannose isomerase, with protein MLDDPKYIARFDRSDGFAMVAGQPEQLRYQYKFEAPAANQIHNVVLTGMGGSALAAEFIRSWLSDRLAVPFEIVRGYDLPAYVGENSLVIVSSYSGNTEETLSCLRQVTQTGATMVRMTAGGKLAESSDAGTLIEVPAGMQPRFAVLYEAKAIAVLLEQLKLVEGVVAELEAAAKWLLDEISHFAPNIPEDDNVAKQIAKQLVGHPVVMYGGPTLAMPAMKWKIDFNENAKNIAFWNQLPEFNHNEFIGWGNPKDSLMRVVQLHSSLDNDRVAKRFEVSNRLLSGTMPAPIIVTAQGQTKLQQMLWSMLLGDFVATYLAMLNQVDPVPVELIEKLKKELG; from the coding sequence ATGCTCGACGACCCAAAATATATTGCTCGTTTTGATCGATCCGATGGCTTTGCCATGGTGGCGGGACAACCGGAACAACTGCGCTATCAGTATAAATTTGAGGCGCCGGCAGCCAACCAGATTCATAATGTTGTTTTAACTGGCATGGGTGGCTCAGCCCTGGCCGCCGAGTTTATTCGCAGTTGGTTGAGCGACCGACTAGCCGTTCCGTTTGAGATTGTGCGCGGTTATGATCTGCCCGCCTATGTTGGCGAAAATAGCTTGGTGATTGTATCGAGCTATTCCGGTAACACCGAAGAGACGCTGAGTTGCTTAAGGCAGGTGACACAAACCGGAGCGACCATGGTGCGAATGACTGCCGGGGGCAAGCTGGCCGAAAGCAGTGACGCCGGCACTCTTATTGAGGTCCCAGCCGGCATGCAGCCCCGATTTGCAGTTTTGTATGAGGCCAAAGCAATTGCTGTACTGCTCGAACAGCTTAAGTTGGTTGAAGGTGTGGTGGCAGAGCTTGAAGCCGCCGCCAAGTGGCTGCTTGATGAGATTTCGCACTTTGCGCCAAATATTCCAGAGGATGACAATGTTGCCAAGCAGATTGCCAAGCAACTGGTTGGTCATCCAGTCGTGATGTATGGTGGCCCGACTCTTGCTATGCCCGCTATGAAGTGGAAGATTGATTTTAACGAGAACGCCAAGAATATTGCTTTCTGGAATCAACTGCCGGAGTTTAATCACAATGAGTTCATCGGGTGGGGCAACCCGAAAGACAGCTTAATGCGAGTGGTTCAGCTTCACTCCAGCCTCGATAACGATCGAGTTGCTAAACGCTTTGAGGTCAGTAACCGCTTGCTTAGCGGAACCATGCCGGCGCCAATTATTGTGACGGCACAGGGTCAAACCAAGCTACAGCAGATGTTGTGGAGCATGCTCTTAGGCGACTTCGTCGCAACCTATCTGGCAATGCTTAACCAGGTAGATCCGGTGCCGGTTGAGTTAATCGAGAAGCTTAAAAAAGAGCTGGGTTAA
- the groL gene encoding chaperonin GroEL, giving the protein MAKRIIAEGEARKRVLEGAEELYNAVRVTMGPKGRNVVIGKSYGGPSVTHDGVTVAKAVDIEQAKDDDTLGRGVGAELVKQAASKTGDDVGDGTTTATVLTYHILSEANRMIEAGHNPMDLKKGLDEAATTITGRITNLSEKIASDKSKIAQVATISAGDSQIGELIADVISTIGGSGRVTVEQSQALGMEKEIVDGFTVDSGYVSPYMVTDTTRMEAAYDKPYILLTDKKISSIQDILPLLEKVAQTGKKELVIIAEDVDGEALATLILNRIKGVFNAVAIKAPSFGDRRKEIMEDIAILTGATVISDEQGITFENADIDMLGTARKIIATKDDSTIIEGGGKSGEVTERINQIKAQLENVTSEFDKEKLEERLAALAGKVAVIKVGGATETEIEEKKYRVDDAVAATKAAVAEGIVPGGGVTLVDLSRDIDIEATRVGSSADAGRLILKNALQQPFKQLMSNAGLNAEEKLAKVLDDTKPGLGFDVNNPAKLIDLKAEGVVDPAKVTREAVQNAVSIAGTAMTMGTLIVEIPEDKPAAPAAPDMGGMY; this is encoded by the coding sequence ATGGCAAAACGAATTATTGCTGAAGGCGAAGCCCGTAAGCGCGTACTAGAAGGTGCTGAGGAGCTCTACAATGCAGTTCGCGTCACTATGGGTCCAAAAGGTCGTAACGTGGTTATTGGCAAAAGCTACGGTGGCCCATCGGTTACCCATGATGGGGTGACGGTGGCAAAGGCAGTTGACATTGAGCAGGCAAAGGACGATGACACACTTGGTCGTGGCGTTGGCGCCGAGCTAGTCAAGCAAGCTGCCAGCAAGACTGGCGATGATGTTGGTGACGGTACTACTACTGCTACCGTGCTGACCTACCACATTTTAAGCGAGGCCAATCGAATGATTGAGGCTGGTCATAATCCGATGGACCTTAAGAAGGGCCTGGACGAAGCTGCCACCACCATTACCGGAAGAATTACCAATCTCAGTGAAAAAATTGCTAGCGATAAGTCCAAGATAGCCCAGGTGGCTACTATTTCTGCTGGTGATTCTCAAATTGGCGAGTTAATTGCGGATGTAATTTCTACGATTGGAGGGAGCGGAAGGGTAACAGTTGAGCAGTCTCAGGCATTGGGCATGGAAAAAGAAATCGTAGATGGCTTTACTGTCGACAGTGGTTACGTCAGTCCCTATATGGTTACCGATACCACTCGCATGGAGGCGGCTTACGACAAGCCATACATTCTGCTGACCGATAAGAAGATTAGCTCAATCCAGGACATTTTACCGTTACTCGAAAAGGTGGCTCAGACCGGCAAGAAAGAGTTGGTCATCATTGCTGAAGACGTTGATGGCGAGGCACTGGCGACGCTTATCCTTAACCGCATTAAGGGAGTCTTTAACGCCGTTGCCATTAAGGCTCCAAGCTTTGGTGATCGTCGCAAAGAGATCATGGAGGATATCGCTATCCTGACCGGTGCTACCGTTATCAGTGACGAGCAGGGTATTACTTTTGAGAATGCCGATATTGATATGCTTGGTACCGCCCGCAAGATCATTGCCACCAAGGATGACTCAACCATCATCGAAGGCGGTGGCAAGTCCGGTGAGGTAACCGAGCGAATCAACCAGATCAAGGCCCAGCTCGAGAATGTTACCAGCGAGTTCGATAAAGAAAAGCTGGAAGAGCGCCTGGCGGCTCTGGCCGGTAAGGTTGCCGTCATTAAGGTTGGTGGTGCTACCGAGACCGAGATCGAGGAAAAGAAGTACCGGGTTGATGATGCCGTTGCTGCCACCAAGGCGGCCGTCGCCGAAGGTATTGTCCCGGGTGGAGGAGTGACCCTGGTTGATCTAAGCCGCGACATCGACATTGAAGCCACCCGAGTTGGTAGTTCGGCCGATGCCGGTAGGTTGATCCTCAAGAATGCCCTACAGCAGCCGTTTAAGCAGTTGATGAGCAACGCCGGGCTCAATGCCGAAGAAAAGTTGGCCAAGGTACTTGATGATACCAAGCCTGGTCTTGGCTTTGACGTTAACAATCCAGCTAAGTTAATCGACCTAAAGGCCGAAGGCGTGGTTGATCCAGCCAAGGTGACACGTGAGGCGGTTCAGAATGCGGTCTCGATTGCTGGTACCGCTATGACCATGGGAACCCTCATTGTTGAGATTCCAGAAGACAAGCCGGCCGCACCGGCAGCACCTGATATGGGCGGGATGTACTAG
- a CDS encoding co-chaperone GroES, with translation MKIKPLSNRIVAEQLKAPEKTASGIFIPPSSQQEPVVAKVIAVGPEVKNVKVDDSIIYDDHHSSSKRSVNFDESELILLKEEDVLAIVAN, from the coding sequence ATGAAAATTAAGCCACTTTCTAACAGAATAGTTGCTGAGCAGCTTAAAGCTCCCGAGAAAACTGCATCAGGTATTTTTATCCCACCATCATCACAGCAAGAACCAGTTGTGGCAAAGGTTATAGCAGTAGGGCCGGAAGTTAAGAATGTTAAGGTAGATGACAGCATTATTTATGATGATCATCATTCAAGCTCAAAAAGAAGTGTAAATTTTGATGAATCAGAACTCATTCTTCTAAAAGAAGAAGATGTTCTGGCAATTGTTGCAAACTAA
- a CDS encoding amidinotransferase, with amino-acid sequence MCPPTYFEVAYEINAWMHVGTVIDVELAKRQWQALYDTYQDLGYKVELIEPVRGLPDMVFAANGALVIEGKVFSTHFGEHAAERQGETPAYEAWFRENGFTNIYQPKHPSEGEGDILYGAGCDTIFAGYGQRRSSKTSHPELAEFFGKEVVSMHLVDPFFYHLDTAMSPIDNDTVMYYPGAFTEEGRAELEKRFKNKIYATREDAMGFGLNTVSDGENVVLSEAATDLIQQLKDRGYNPIGRDMTEFRKSGGAVKCCSLELRYK; translated from the coding sequence ATGTGCCCACCCACCTATTTTGAGGTGGCCTATGAGATTAATGCTTGGATGCACGTAGGAACTGTAATCGATGTTGAGCTGGCCAAGCGACAGTGGCAGGCACTCTACGATACTTATCAGGATCTCGGTTATAAGGTTGAGCTAATTGAACCGGTTCGCGGCCTGCCCGACATGGTGTTTGCTGCCAACGGCGCCCTGGTAATCGAGGGCAAGGTGTTTTCAACTCACTTTGGCGAGCACGCGGCTGAGCGACAGGGCGAAACACCGGCTTATGAGGCATGGTTTCGGGAGAATGGGTTTACCAATATTTATCAGCCCAAGCACCCCAGCGAAGGCGAGGGCGATATTTTATACGGAGCCGGTTGCGACACCATCTTTGCCGGATATGGTCAGAGACGATCAAGCAAAACCTCTCATCCCGAACTGGCCGAGTTCTTTGGCAAGGAGGTGGTAAGCATGCACCTGGTGGATCCGTTCTTTTACCACCTAGATACGGCCATGTCGCCAATAGATAATGACACCGTTATGTACTACCCCGGAGCCTTTACCGAAGAGGGCCGAGCCGAACTTGAGAAGCGATTCAAGAACAAGATCTACGCCACCAGAGAGGATGCCATGGGCTTTGGGCTGAACACGGTTAGTGATGGCGAGAATGTGGTCCTGAGTGAGGCCGCAACCGATTTGATACAGCAACTTAAAGACCGAGGCTACAATCCGATCGGTCGTGATATGACAGAGTTTCGTAAGTCGGGCGGAGCGGTTAAGTGCTGCTCGTTAGAGCTGCGGTATAAATAA
- the murE gene encoding UDP-N-acetylmuramyl-tripeptide synthetase, which translates to MRKLVKALIPHKLFKQVEPYGHLVETFLAQVRYGFPARGLKVIGVTGTDGKTTTTTMIWNLLKDSGYNVGYMTTIGYGSPKRQIPNKVHMTTMQAFPMMRRIKELRADGIDHLVLEVTSHALAQNRVWGIPFDVAVMTNVGHEHLDYHGTFDRYLDAKRKLFRLTAANKKGRQVGVVNADDPSAPQFSGEVPKPMRYGVSYGDIHATKVKTSGTGSTYQVKRGDDTLKIKVNIPGGFNVSNSLAAICVGFALGLTSKQIEDGIASLKAVEGRMTYIDEGQDFSVVVDFAHTPDSFEKLLSDMKKATVAPGRLIVMFGSAGRRDETKRAKQGAIAGKYADLVVVTEEDDRDADGLAIMQQIAEGAESSGKVRDKDLFCIHNRVEAINYTIAQAKKGDTVMLLGKGHEKTIERADGEHLWDEVGEAKTAIQAALES; encoded by the coding sequence ATGAGAAAGCTGGTCAAAGCCCTTATTCCTCATAAACTGTTTAAGCAGGTTGAGCCCTATGGTCATCTGGTAGAAACCTTCTTAGCCCAGGTCCGCTATGGCTTCCCGGCTCGAGGCCTCAAGGTGATTGGCGTTACCGGCACCGACGGCAAGACTACTACCACCACCATGATCTGGAACCTACTTAAGGATTCTGGCTACAACGTTGGCTATATGACCACTATCGGCTATGGCTCACCCAAGCGCCAAATTCCCAACAAGGTACATATGACCACCATGCAGGCGTTCCCGATGATGCGCCGCATCAAAGAGCTCCGAGCCGATGGCATTGACCATTTGGTGCTTGAGGTCACCAGCCACGCTCTGGCCCAAAACCGAGTCTGGGGAATTCCCTTTGATGTGGCCGTTATGACCAATGTTGGCCATGAACACCTTGATTACCACGGCACCTTTGATCGCTACTTGGATGCCAAGCGCAAGCTATTCCGTCTGACCGCCGCCAATAAAAAAGGGCGCCAGGTTGGCGTGGTGAACGCCGACGACCCATCAGCACCCCAGTTTAGTGGTGAGGTGCCTAAGCCTATGCGCTACGGGGTGAGTTACGGCGATATTCACGCCACCAAGGTTAAAACCAGCGGCACCGGTAGCACCTACCAGGTAAAGCGTGGCGACGATACGCTCAAGATAAAAGTAAATATCCCTGGTGGATTTAACGTCTCTAACTCACTGGCCGCTATCTGTGTAGGCTTCGCTCTGGGCCTTACCAGTAAACAGATTGAAGATGGCATAGCCTCGCTCAAAGCGGTTGAGGGGCGAATGACCTACATAGATGAGGGTCAGGACTTTTCGGTAGTGGTCGACTTCGCTCACACCCCCGACTCGTTCGAGAAACTACTGAGTGATATGAAGAAAGCCACTGTAGCACCTGGACGACTCATCGTCATGTTTGGTTCTGCTGGCCGCCGCGATGAAACCAAGCGCGCCAAGCAGGGTGCTATCGCCGGAAAGTATGCCGATCTAGTAGTTGTCACCGAAGAGGACGACCGTGACGCCGATGGTCTGGCTATTATGCAGCAGATTGCCGAAGGGGCGGAGAGCTCCGGCAAGGTGCGCGATAAGGACTTGTTCTGTATTCACAATCGGGTTGAGGCGATCAATTACACCATTGCTCAGGCTAAGAAGGGCGACACTGTAATGCTACTAGGCAAGGGTCACGAAAAGACGATTGAGCGCGCCGACGGCGAGCATTTATGGGATGAGGTGGGCGAGGCCAAGACCGCGATTCAGGCGGCTCTAGAGAGCTAA
- a CDS encoding peptidoglycan bridge formation glycyltransferase FemA/FemB family protein encodes MQPATEEQLAGWDELIVANPDGGNVLQSKAFGETKGKHGWTPRYFMADKLAVLVLERQVPLLGRFWYVPKGPGVSTATELKKFIKALPANGPFAVRVDPEIATGAIKPAELKRLGMVKAPRDIQYNTNTAIIDLRPGEDDILASFKQKTRYNIRLAAKRGVTVEAVECTAENIDIMYELTRAMTERAGVYLRDKQYFVDFYRAHAARGAGQLFFAKYEGQVLAGAFVTHIGRKALYKDGGSLRLHSEVQAPYALQWGVMQWLKQHGVTEYDLHGTPPADKIEDPKHPLAGLARFKTGFNKEITEYIGTYDIVLNQSKYSWFRRLGERVVVAYEYRFRHRLWY; translated from the coding sequence ATGCAGCCGGCAACCGAGGAGCAATTGGCTGGTTGGGACGAGTTGATTGTCGCTAACCCTGACGGCGGAAATGTACTGCAGTCTAAGGCTTTTGGTGAGACCAAGGGTAAGCATGGTTGGACGCCGCGCTATTTTATGGCTGATAAGCTAGCGGTGCTGGTACTGGAGCGTCAGGTTCCGCTGCTGGGTCGGTTTTGGTACGTACCAAAAGGACCGGGTGTCAGCACTGCAACCGAGCTTAAAAAGTTTATTAAGGCACTGCCGGCCAATGGTCCTTTTGCGGTGCGAGTTGATCCAGAGATTGCGACTGGCGCTATTAAGCCAGCGGAACTCAAGCGCCTTGGCATGGTTAAGGCGCCTCGTGATATTCAGTACAACACCAATACCGCCATTATTGATTTGCGCCCGGGCGAGGATGATATTTTAGCCAGCTTTAAGCAGAAGACTCGCTACAACATTCGGTTGGCAGCTAAAAGGGGTGTCACGGTGGAGGCGGTTGAGTGCACCGCGGAAAACATCGACATTATGTATGAGCTGACCCGGGCCATGACCGAGCGCGCCGGGGTCTACCTGCGCGATAAGCAGTACTTTGTTGATTTTTACCGGGCTCACGCTGCGAGAGGGGCCGGGCAGCTGTTTTTTGCAAAATATGAAGGTCAGGTTTTGGCCGGCGCCTTTGTGACTCATATTGGCCGTAAGGCGCTGTATAAGGACGGAGGCTCGCTGCGGTTGCACTCTGAGGTCCAGGCGCCCTACGCGTTGCAGTGGGGGGTCATGCAGTGGCTCAAACAGCACGGTGTCACTGAATACGACCTGCACGGCACGCCCCCGGCCGACAAGATTGAGGACCCAAAGCATCCACTAGCCGGCTTGGCTCGTTTTAAAACCGGCTTTAACAAAGAGATCACCGAATACATTGGCACTTACGACATTGTACTGAACCAGTCCAAGTACTCCTGGTTCCGCCGGCTTGGCGAGCGCGTGGTTGTGGCATACGAGTATCGTTTCCGGCACCGACTGTGGTATTAG
- a CDS encoding peptidoglycan bridge formation glycyltransferase FemA/FemB family protein: MKTGIPPLSWDEQLERNGGSIVQSRHWAEFQDALGHQPVWQQEDDYQWLGSVWTSHGLRYLVCSYGPVLAKGADPAPAVKSLIDAGRQLGVDFIRLDPQDHRFAKELKAKGARHIADNQPSHTQVVDLTKSLDELRGDLASGHRNLINGTERRGVSIAQVSDRHNLNKFIEMLKDTARRSHTVFQDDYYFQTLWSTLQPADVAKLYVASVDGQPVAGAIFLDCGKTRSYLYAGAWQEKNRQAKASVSLVWQAMMDAKDAGMTKFDLWGIAPTDDPKHSWAGITRFKQGYGGAQVEYAGTWDIPLKPQKYRLYTVYRRLRGRQ, translated from the coding sequence ATGAAGACTGGAATACCGCCCCTTTCGTGGGATGAGCAGCTGGAACGTAATGGGGGCAGTATTGTGCAGTCGAGGCATTGGGCTGAGTTTCAGGATGCCTTGGGTCACCAGCCGGTATGGCAGCAAGAAGATGACTACCAGTGGCTGGGGAGCGTTTGGACCAGTCACGGATTGCGTTACTTGGTTTGCAGTTACGGACCGGTGTTGGCTAAGGGCGCTGATCCTGCGCCCGCAGTTAAGTCGTTAATTGATGCCGGTCGCCAGTTGGGGGTTGATTTTATTCGACTAGATCCGCAAGATCATCGTTTTGCTAAAGAGTTAAAGGCTAAGGGCGCTCGGCATATTGCCGACAACCAGCCATCGCATACTCAAGTGGTCGATTTAACTAAGAGCCTGGATGAGCTGCGTGGCGATTTAGCTTCGGGGCACCGCAACCTAATTAATGGCACCGAACGTCGAGGTGTAAGTATCGCCCAGGTGAGCGACCGCCATAACCTTAACAAGTTTATTGAGATGCTTAAGGATACCGCTCGTCGCTCGCACACCGTGTTTCAGGATGACTACTACTTTCAAACCCTGTGGTCGACGCTTCAGCCTGCCGATGTAGCTAAGCTTTATGTCGCTAGTGTTGATGGGCAGCCAGTAGCCGGCGCTATTTTTTTGGATTGCGGTAAGACTCGCTCTTATCTGTATGCCGGCGCTTGGCAGGAAAAAAATCGTCAGGCTAAGGCATCGGTATCGCTGGTGTGGCAGGCGATGATGGACGCCAAGGATGCTGGAATGACTAAGTTTGATCTGTGGGGGATAGCACCAACCGATGATCCTAAGCATAGTTGGGCTGGGATAACTCGGTTCAAGCAGGGTTATGGTGGGGCTCAGGTTGAGTACGCCGGTACCTGGGACATTCCGCTCAAACCCCAAAAGTATCGGTTGTATACGGTGTATCGCCGTTTGCGGGGGCGTCAGTAA
- the tsaD gene encoding tRNA (adenosine(37)-N6)-threonylcarbamoyltransferase complex transferase subunit TsaD, which yields MKILGIESSADETAAAVVQDGTEVLSSVVASQIDIHKEFGGMVPEVAARSHLEVILPVIQKALNEAQVELNDIDGIAVTYGPGLVGSLLIGSLTARTLAELTGKPLYGINHVEAHVYANFLTEPLPSFPLLALIVSGGHTQLALFSDHGSYKLLGQTRDDAAGEAFDKVARIIGLPYPGGSSVAEAAKTGDEHAFAFPKPQLGKESLDFSFSGLKTAVLRTAQAEVGGDFRTKSYEIPALLSQKQRNDIAASFQKTVVGILVGRVLQAYEKYQPASVVISGGVAANLSLQEALQKRLPSPIHYAPIKYYTDNAAMIASLGYFYSLDRKPIRPLDLTVDPILSM from the coding sequence ATGAAGATCTTAGGAATTGAGAGTAGCGCTGACGAAACCGCCGCCGCCGTAGTCCAAGACGGCACCGAGGTGCTAAGCAGCGTGGTGGCCAGCCAGATAGACATCCACAAAGAGTTTGGCGGCATGGTACCAGAGGTAGCTGCCCGCTCACACCTAGAGGTTATTTTACCGGTGATCCAAAAGGCGCTTAATGAAGCCCAGGTTGAGCTAAATGATATTGACGGCATTGCGGTAACCTACGGGCCCGGTCTGGTTGGCTCGCTGCTGATTGGCAGTCTAACCGCCCGTACGCTGGCCGAGCTTACCGGCAAGCCCCTCTATGGCATCAATCACGTTGAGGCACATGTGTATGCTAACTTTCTAACCGAGCCACTCCCCTCTTTTCCGCTGCTAGCATTGATCGTATCTGGCGGTCACACTCAGCTGGCACTGTTCAGTGATCACGGTAGCTACAAGTTGCTTGGCCAAACCAGGGATGACGCTGCTGGCGAGGCCTTTGACAAGGTAGCCCGAATCATTGGACTCCCCTACCCTGGAGGCTCTTCGGTTGCCGAGGCGGCAAAGACTGGGGATGAGCATGCTTTTGCCTTTCCTAAGCCACAATTAGGTAAAGAGAGTCTTGATTTTAGCTTTAGCGGGCTTAAAACCGCGGTACTACGTACCGCCCAAGCCGAGGTTGGTGGTGATTTCCGTACTAAATCGTATGAAATTCCGGCTCTACTAAGCCAAAAACAGCGTAATGACATTGCCGCCAGCTTTCAAAAGACGGTGGTTGGTATCCTGGTTGGGCGCGTTTTACAAGCATATGAGAAGTACCAGCCGGCTTCGGTAGTTATATCCGGAGGGGTGGCCGCCAACCTATCGCTCCAAGAGGCGCTCCAGAAACGACTCCCTTCCCCCATACATTACGCGCCAATCAAGTACTACACCGACAACGCCGCCATGATTGCGAGTTTGGGGTATTTTTACTCGCTTGACCGCAAGCCAATAAGGCCACTAGATTTAACCGTCGACCCTATTCTTTCAATGTAG